From Streptomyces sp. SAI-135:
TCACGCTCACGAAGAGCGCGGCCGAGCCCGTACTCGACGACGTCACGGCCGTCGAGGCCGCGCCGGCCCCGGCCCTCCCGGCCCTTCCGGCCCTCCCGACCGTGTCCGGGGCCATCGACACCCGCACCCTGTCCCGCTCCCTCTTCCTGCGGCTCGCCGCACTCGACGAGAACAGCCCCGAGCGCGCGTACGTCCGGGACACCCTCATCGAACTCAACCTCCCGCTGGTGCGCTACGCGGCGGCCCGTTTCCGCTCGCGCAACGAACCGATGGAGGACATCGTCCAGGTCGGCACCATCGGCCTGATCAAGGCGATCGACCGCTTCGACTGCGAACGCGGCGTGGAGTTCCCGACCTTCGCGATGCCGACCGTCGTGGGCGAGATCAAGCGGTTCTTCCGTGACACCTCGTGGTCGGTGCGCGTCCCGCGCCGGCTCCAGGAGCTGCGGCTGGCCCTCACCAAGGCCAGCGACGAGCTCTCCCAGAAGCTGGACCGCTCCCCGACGGTCGCCGAACTCGCCTCCGTGCTGGGCGTGTCCGAGGAGGACGTCGTCGACGGCCTCGCGGTCGGCAACGCGTACACCGCGTCCTCGCTGGACTCACCGGCCCCCGAGGACGACGGCGGCGAGGGTTCCCTCGCGGACCGCCTCGGCTACGAGGACACGGCTCTGGAGGGCGTCGAGTACCGGGAGTCGCTGAAGCCGCTGCTGGCCAAACTGCCGCCCCGGGAGCGCCAGATCATCATGCTGCGCTTCTTCGCCAACATGACCCAGTCACAGATCGGCGAGGAGGTCGGCATCTCCCAGATGCACGTCTCCCGCCTCCTGACCCGCACCCTGGCCCAGCTGCGCGAGGGCCTCATCTCGGACTGAGGATCCGGGCGCCTAGGGGGGTGCCGACTTGAGTTGTCGGGCGCCTGCGGGTCCGTCGTGGCTGGTCGCGCAGTTCCCCGCGGGGCCGCTGCGCTGGGCTTGGGCGGGCGCCTAGGGGGGTGCCGGCTCGGGTTGTCGGGCGACTGCGGGTCCGTCGTGGCTAGTCGCGCAGTTCCCCGCGGGGCCGCTGCGCTGGGCTTGGGCGGGCGCCTAAGGGGGTGCCGGCTGGGGTTGTCGGGCGACTGCGGGTCCGTCGTGGCTGGTCGCGCAGTTCCCCGCGCCCCTGAGGAGTTGCAGTCACCCAAGCCACGACGGGCCGTTGGCCATCTCACCCGCCGGGTGCGGGTCGGTGGGGGCTGGTCGCGCAGTTCCCCGCGCCCCTGGGTGGGTGCAGTTGCCCGCGCCGCGACGGGCCGTTTGCCGGACGGCGCGCTACGACCGACCGTTGGCCGCGTACGGCGGGCAGGGGACGGGGTGGGGGGTGTCCGCCCGCAGCGGCCGGCGTCCGGCACAGAGGACAGATCAAGGGACCGAGCCGCCGGACCGAGGACGGATACCCCCCACCCCGGCACCGACCCACCCACCGGGCCGTATGCGCTACACGAGCCCCCACCGGGCAGCAACGGGCCGCCGCAGGCACTCAGGGGCGCGGGGAACTGCGCAAAAACGCCCGCCCCCACCGAACCCGCGCCGCCGTCGCTACTTCAGCGCCAGCCAAGCCACCGCCGCAACGATCGCCACCGCGACGACCACACCGACGATGAGCCCGACCCGCGGCCCACCGGACGTCGCGGCCGGCGCGGCCTGCCGACGGCCCTGCGGGCCCTCGTCTACGAACGCGCGGAACATCTGCGTGCTGCCGGCGGGGTCGTGGTTGCCCTGGGGGACCTGGTTCTCAGCCATGCCCAGAGACCCTAGCGAATCCGGGAGTCGGGCCCAAGTGCGGGGCTGACCGGGGTATCAGCGGGCCCCACATGCAGGTTTACGTTCGCAATACTTGCCTTTGCCAAGTTTTGAGGTCGCACTCACCCCGTTTTATTTGCCTGTAGCAACCAAGCACGCCTATGGTTGCCCTAAGCAACGAATACGGGAGGTGTGATGGCCGAGCAGGCGCGATACGAGGAGCTGATCCGCCAGTTCAGCGCCTTCGGAGCCGTGAAGAGGGAGATCGGACGGATGATGCCGTCCGAGTGCCCCTCCGGTTCCGCCGCGGTGCTGACCCTCCTCGGGCGCTACGGGGACATGCGCATGAGCAAGCTCTCCGAGCTGCTCGCCGTGGACATGTCGGTCACCAGCCGCCATGTCGCCCACGTCGCCGAGCGCGGCTGGATCGAGCGCTCCCCCGACCCCGCGGACAAGCGCTCCCGCATCCTGCGCCTGACCCCGGCCGGCCAGTCACTCCTGGACCAGCTCTCCCGGCGGACCTGCC
This genomic window contains:
- a CDS encoding RNA polymerase sigma factor SigF, with the protein product MSADQGSSKVLTLTKSAAEPVLDDVTAVEAAPAPALPALPALPTVSGAIDTRTLSRSLFLRLAALDENSPERAYVRDTLIELNLPLVRYAAARFRSRNEPMEDIVQVGTIGLIKAIDRFDCERGVEFPTFAMPTVVGEIKRFFRDTSWSVRVPRRLQELRLALTKASDELSQKLDRSPTVAELASVLGVSEEDVVDGLAVGNAYTASSLDSPAPEDDGGEGSLADRLGYEDTALEGVEYRESLKPLLAKLPPRERQIIMLRFFANMTQSQIGEEVGISQMHVSRLLTRTLAQLREGLISD
- a CDS encoding MarR family transcriptional regulator — its product is MAEQARYEELIRQFSAFGAVKREIGRMMPSECPSGSAAVLTLLGRYGDMRMSKLSELLAVDMSVTSRHVAHVAERGWIERSPDPADKRSRILRLTPAGQSLLDQLSRRTCHMLAERLNDWSDDEVAQLTALMARLRASFDDTRSHDTRSHDTRAHGPEPRPPAPPVLEQTTRTPAITQ